One window of the Thermasporomyces composti genome contains the following:
- a CDS encoding ABC transporter ATP-binding protein has product MIRFESVTVYYPEQPEPVLRDVTLHVAEGELCLVVGQTGSGKSTLLRAINGLVPHFTGGTLIGRVLVDGRDTRTHRPRDLADVVGVVGQDPLATFVTDTVEDELAYGMESLGLPGDVMRTRVEETLDLLGLAEVRARPISTLSGGQRQRVAIGAVLTTQPRVLVLDEPTSALDPQSAEEVLAALQRLVHDLGVTVVLAEHRLERVVQYADRIVALPGRGRRPTVGAPATIMASSTVAPPVVELGRLAGWDPLPLSVRDARRLAAPLRDRLAGQPRVSGQPSRDAASSAGVHDDLPAATMRGVTVRYGGRRSTAPPALRDVDLSVRRGEIVALMGRNGAGKSTLLSTLVGLVRPASGAVRVGDLDPTVSPPKEIARTVGLVPQEPGDLLYAETVARECRQADQDFDAEAGRCAAILARLAPGIPADRHPRDLSEGQRLCLALAVVLTGDPPVLLLDEPTRGLDYLAKRRLTTILRELASGTDGEPHAVVFASHDVELVAEVADRVVVLADGEVVADGPVESVVVASPTFAPQVAKILRPLPLLTVSQVAEALREAS; this is encoded by the coding sequence GTGATTCGCTTCGAATCCGTCACGGTCTACTACCCCGAGCAGCCCGAGCCGGTCCTGCGGGACGTCACCTTGCACGTGGCGGAGGGCGAGCTGTGTCTGGTCGTCGGTCAGACCGGAAGTGGCAAGTCGACCTTGCTCCGGGCGATCAACGGTCTGGTTCCGCACTTCACCGGCGGAACTCTGATCGGACGGGTGCTCGTGGACGGCCGCGACACCCGCACGCACCGCCCTCGCGACCTGGCCGACGTCGTCGGCGTCGTCGGGCAGGACCCGCTTGCCACGTTCGTCACGGACACGGTGGAGGACGAGCTCGCCTACGGCATGGAGTCGCTCGGCCTTCCCGGCGACGTCATGCGGACCCGTGTCGAGGAGACCCTCGACCTCCTCGGGCTGGCCGAGGTGCGCGCGCGTCCGATCAGCACGCTATCGGGCGGGCAACGGCAACGGGTCGCGATCGGCGCCGTGCTGACCACTCAGCCTCGAGTTCTCGTCCTGGATGAACCCACCTCGGCGCTCGACCCGCAGTCCGCCGAGGAGGTCCTGGCCGCCCTGCAGCGGTTGGTGCACGACCTCGGGGTGACCGTCGTCCTCGCCGAGCACCGGCTGGAGCGGGTCGTGCAGTACGCCGACCGGATCGTGGCGCTGCCGGGCCGCGGGCGACGACCGACCGTGGGCGCACCCGCCACCATCATGGCGTCCTCCACCGTCGCGCCGCCGGTCGTCGAGCTGGGGCGCCTGGCGGGGTGGGATCCCCTCCCGCTGAGTGTTCGCGACGCCCGGCGGCTCGCCGCTCCGCTGCGGGACCGGCTCGCCGGCCAACCGCGTGTGAGCGGGCAGCCGTCGAGAGACGCCGCGAGCTCGGCCGGCGTCCACGACGACCTGCCGGCCGCGACCATGCGTGGGGTGACGGTGCGGTATGGCGGGCGACGCTCCACCGCACCGCCCGCCCTGCGTGACGTCGACCTCAGCGTGCGGCGCGGCGAGATCGTCGCGCTCATGGGACGGAACGGCGCCGGCAAGTCCACGTTGCTCAGCACCCTCGTCGGCTTGGTCCGGCCAGCCTCCGGCGCGGTCCGCGTCGGCGACCTCGACCCCACCGTGTCCCCACCGAAGGAGATCGCGCGCACGGTGGGGCTGGTGCCCCAGGAGCCGGGCGACCTCCTCTACGCCGAGACAGTGGCGCGGGAGTGCCGACAAGCGGACCAGGACTTCGACGCGGAGGCGGGGCGCTGCGCCGCCATCCTCGCCCGACTCGCTCCGGGAATCCCCGCCGATCGGCATCCTCGTGACCTGTCGGAAGGGCAGCGACTGTGCCTCGCCCTCGCCGTGGTCCTCACCGGCGACCCGCCGGTGCTCCTTCTCGACGAGCCCACCCGAGGCCTCGACTACCTCGCCAAGCGGCGACTGACCACCATCCTGCGGGAGCTCGCCAGCGGCACCGACGGCGAGCCTCACGCCGTCGTCTTCGCCTCCCACGACGTCGAGCTCGTCGCGGAGGTCGCCGACCGCGTGGTCGTCCTCGCCGACGGCGAGGTGGTGGCCGACGGACCCGTCGAGTCGGTTGTGGTCGCCTCGCCGACGTTCGCTCCCCAGGTGGCGAAGATCCTCCGACCGCTTCCCCTGCTCACCGTCTCGCAGGTCGCCGAGGCTCTCCGGGAAGCGTCATGA
- a CDS encoding ECF transporter S component, with protein sequence MTSLRSAHARAVPLRVRPRSALALTLACLVGVAGYGWPFLADSTSSIGGHSTDAPYLFALLLPLVVAIVVAELSDGGMDAKAVAMLGVLAAVGAGLRAVSPGTGGFEPTLFLVALAGRVFGAGFGFALGATMIVASGLVTGGVGPWMPYQMLGLAWVGMGAGLLPGGTGKGERWLLAGYTAIASLAFGALLNLSFWPFTTSLPPTMAYTSAASAGTNLAHYAAFYVTTSLGWDAVRAVVNATLVVLAGRAILSTLRRAARRAAFDAEPVFRPPFHPTSTRQSRAASDPDQVDDGAVVRDTADTARRREKTDDNPAPC encoded by the coding sequence ATGACGTCCCTTCGGTCCGCGCACGCACGGGCGGTGCCGCTTCGGGTTCGTCCACGCTCCGCGCTCGCCCTCACGCTGGCCTGCCTCGTCGGCGTCGCCGGGTACGGCTGGCCGTTCCTCGCCGACTCGACCAGTTCCATCGGTGGTCACTCGACGGACGCGCCCTATCTGTTCGCCCTGCTGCTGCCACTCGTGGTCGCGATCGTGGTCGCCGAGCTCAGCGACGGCGGCATGGACGCCAAAGCGGTCGCGATGCTGGGTGTACTGGCGGCGGTCGGGGCTGGTCTGCGCGCCGTGAGCCCGGGCACGGGCGGGTTCGAGCCCACTCTCTTCCTCGTGGCGCTGGCGGGACGCGTCTTCGGCGCGGGATTCGGCTTCGCGCTCGGCGCGACCATGATCGTGGCCAGTGGCCTGGTCACGGGCGGGGTCGGACCGTGGATGCCGTACCAGATGCTGGGGCTGGCCTGGGTGGGCATGGGAGCCGGGCTCCTGCCGGGTGGCACCGGCAAGGGCGAGCGGTGGCTCCTCGCCGGCTACACCGCGATCGCGAGCCTCGCCTTCGGCGCTCTGCTCAACCTGTCGTTCTGGCCGTTCACCACCAGTCTGCCGCCGACCATGGCCTACACGAGCGCCGCGTCGGCAGGCACCAACCTGGCCCACTACGCGGCGTTCTACGTCACGACGTCGCTGGGGTGGGACGCGGTCCGCGCCGTCGTCAACGCCACGCTCGTCGTCCTCGCCGGCCGTGCGATCCTGTCGACCCTGCGGCGGGCCGCGCGGCGGGCCGCCTTCGATGCGGAACCCGTGTTCCGTCCTCCCTTCCATCCGACGTCGACACGTCAGTCGAGGGCGGCGTCGGACCCGGACCAGGTCGACGACGGTGCCGTAGTGAGAGACACCGCCGACACGGCCAGGCGGCGGGAGAAGACAGATGACAACCCGGCGCCTTGTTGA
- a CDS encoding ABC transporter ATP-binding protein: MPGSDIRTDERRRRSARRAALGVLLRAFPGRTTLLAILALLGGILPTGFALLVAQLVDLLPVAVTSGFDSAHGRRVIGTLIGIGVVLVAQELIRVLRELHSTDLYRRLDEYLLSRVMATTMSAPRLDLFEDPELAAATNRAVRIARYGPGELVSGLSYRWTSVAQGLAATALVATVWPLAAACLLVLWFVVSRHLRADFYRANPFWAEPLRRAVYLKRLTLMPEWAKELRVFGLTDFVVRRFGEEWSRVMDELWRTRRVGYRTTTVLTVAILVANLAVILLAVRDALRGAMDTASLVVLIQGLFAMALIAAQDGDIWIENGAIPVPDVLAHERAAAKVTPAPDPTARPATGMPRREIRFDNVRFGYPGRDRPVFDGLDLTIEAGRSLAVVGLNGAGKTTLIKLLTGLVQPQGGRILVDGVDLAELDLVSWRRMVAAIFQDFVRYQLPARENIGFGAVETLTDPRADDRILAAARKAGADAIIERLPAGLDTILSRRHDGGVDLSGGQWQRIALARAMAAVGTGARVLVLDEPTAHLDARAEADLYDRFLDLTYGLTSIVISHRFSTVRRADRIVVLDGGRIVEDGSHDELVAAGGRYATLFHAQAMRYYDLTAEAADG, from the coding sequence GTGCCGGGTTCTGATATCAGAACGGACGAGCGCCGTCGGCGTTCCGCACGCCGTGCCGCGCTCGGTGTCCTTCTCCGCGCGTTCCCGGGTCGGACGACTCTCCTCGCCATCCTCGCGCTGCTCGGCGGAATCCTGCCCACCGGCTTCGCGCTCCTGGTGGCCCAGCTGGTCGACCTCCTCCCCGTGGCGGTCACCAGTGGCTTCGACTCAGCGCACGGGCGCCGGGTCATCGGGACGCTGATCGGGATCGGGGTCGTCCTCGTGGCCCAGGAGCTCATCCGGGTGCTCCGCGAGCTCCACTCCACCGATCTGTACCGACGGCTCGACGAGTACCTCCTGTCCCGCGTGATGGCGACCACGATGTCGGCGCCTCGGCTCGACCTGTTCGAGGATCCCGAGCTCGCCGCGGCCACGAACCGGGCGGTGCGCATCGCCCGCTACGGTCCGGGCGAACTGGTGAGCGGGCTGAGCTACCGCTGGACCTCGGTCGCGCAGGGGCTCGCCGCCACTGCCCTGGTCGCCACGGTGTGGCCGCTCGCCGCGGCGTGCCTGCTCGTCCTGTGGTTCGTCGTGAGCCGCCACCTGCGGGCCGACTTCTACCGCGCCAACCCCTTCTGGGCCGAACCGCTGCGCCGAGCGGTCTACCTCAAGCGGCTCACCCTGATGCCCGAGTGGGCCAAGGAGCTGCGCGTCTTCGGCCTGACCGACTTCGTCGTGAGGAGGTTCGGCGAGGAGTGGTCGCGGGTGATGGACGAGCTCTGGCGCACGCGCCGCGTGGGGTACCGGACCACCACCGTCCTCACCGTCGCGATCCTCGTCGCCAACCTCGCGGTGATCCTCCTGGCCGTCCGGGACGCCCTGCGCGGCGCCATGGACACCGCCTCGCTCGTCGTCCTCATCCAAGGGCTCTTCGCCATGGCTCTCATCGCCGCACAGGACGGCGACATCTGGATCGAGAACGGCGCGATCCCGGTGCCGGACGTCCTCGCGCACGAGCGGGCAGCGGCCAAGGTCACGCCCGCGCCCGACCCGACGGCCCGTCCGGCCACCGGCATGCCCCGCCGAGAGATCCGTTTCGACAACGTGCGGTTCGGCTACCCAGGCCGCGACCGCCCGGTCTTCGACGGTCTCGACCTCACCATCGAGGCGGGCCGATCGCTCGCCGTCGTCGGTCTCAACGGCGCGGGCAAGACGACCCTGATCAAGCTGCTCACCGGCCTCGTCCAGCCGCAGGGCGGTCGCATCCTCGTCGACGGGGTCGACCTCGCCGAGCTTGACCTGGTGAGCTGGCGGCGGATGGTCGCGGCGATCTTCCAGGACTTCGTCCGCTACCAGCTACCCGCTCGGGAGAACATCGGCTTCGGAGCGGTGGAGACGCTCACCGATCCGAGGGCGGACGACCGAATCCTCGCCGCGGCCCGAAAGGCGGGCGCCGACGCGATCATCGAACGGCTGCCGGCAGGGCTCGACACGATCCTCTCCCGCCGTCACGACGGAGGCGTCGACCTGTCCGGCGGTCAGTGGCAGCGCATCGCGCTCGCGCGGGCCATGGCCGCGGTGGGCACAGGCGCACGGGTGCTCGTCCTGGACGAGCCGACCGCCCACCTCGATGCTCGCGCCGAGGCCGACCTGTATGACCGGTTCCTCGATCTGACGTACGGACTGACGTCGATCGTGATCAGCCACCGCTTCTCCACCGTCCGGCGGGCCGACCGGATCGTCGTCCTCGACGGCGGGAGGATCGTCGAGGACGGCAGCCACGACGAGCTCGTGGCAGCCGGCGGACGCTACGCCACGCTGTTCCACGCCCAGGCCATGCGCTACTACGACCTCACGGCGGAGGCCGCCGATGGCTGA
- a CDS encoding ABC transporter ATP-binding protein, which produces MADSTPWSGARPPASRLRAATVMLGIAWQADRRRAVLAFGIFTVQALVTASFAWWLKLLLDGLAAGETWRVVAAAGAVAACVTAGTGLDYAGSRVRMALNERAHHLVERQLAETLGRTPTLEIHETPEHLTQLELLDQESWEFGEAIPSLVQLTNTAVQVVVTVVLLASVHPLLLLLPAFGAPMLLLSSRINGLYELGDELAAAPQRRANDLWDLATLGDAAKEVRLFRLAPEILRRFHEAHREIRATHLRVQGRGLALGFAVRLAFLVGYFGAILFVVDQAVRGRVSVGDVVLTAVLAGQVLNLVDGSGEILQWTLRTLTAASRFVYLNDVASRSRATVDARRTVPERLRSGIVLDHVSYRYPRSEADALHDVNLTLPAGSTVAIVGDNGAGKTTLVKLLAGLYQPTSGRIMVDGIDLATLDPDRWRARVSAAFQDFARWEFTAGEAVGIGDLAGVDDRVDPERVTAALDRAGASDLLDTLPRGLDTQLGPSWPGGIDLSGGQWQKLAIGRAMMRTAPLLLLLDEPTAALDAETEHLLFERWTAAAAAVRRTTGGVTVLVSHRFSTVRMADLIVVLDRGRVVEVGSHADLVARRGGRYAELFELQARSYR; this is translated from the coding sequence ATGGCTGACTCCACACCCTGGTCCGGCGCCCGGCCTCCCGCGAGCCGACTGCGCGCGGCCACCGTCATGCTCGGCATCGCCTGGCAGGCAGACCGGCGGCGCGCGGTCCTCGCGTTCGGGATCTTCACCGTCCAGGCGCTTGTGACGGCCTCCTTCGCCTGGTGGCTCAAGCTCCTCCTCGACGGGCTCGCGGCAGGCGAGACCTGGCGTGTGGTCGCCGCGGCGGGAGCGGTGGCCGCGTGCGTGACCGCCGGCACCGGCTTGGACTACGCGGGGAGCCGAGTCCGGATGGCCCTCAACGAGCGCGCCCACCACCTGGTCGAACGTCAGCTCGCCGAGACGCTGGGCCGCACACCGACTCTCGAGATCCACGAAACCCCCGAGCACCTCACCCAGCTGGAGCTCCTCGACCAGGAGTCCTGGGAGTTCGGTGAGGCCATTCCCTCGCTCGTCCAGCTCACCAACACCGCCGTTCAGGTCGTCGTGACCGTCGTTCTGCTGGCGAGCGTCCATCCCCTGCTGCTCCTGCTGCCGGCGTTCGGCGCGCCGATGCTCTTGCTGAGCTCGCGGATCAACGGCCTCTACGAGCTCGGTGACGAACTCGCCGCGGCACCGCAGCGACGCGCCAACGACTTGTGGGACCTGGCCACGCTCGGCGACGCCGCGAAGGAGGTTCGACTGTTCCGGCTGGCGCCGGAGATCCTGCGACGGTTCCACGAAGCGCACCGCGAGATCAGAGCGACGCATCTTCGCGTCCAAGGCCGAGGTCTCGCCCTGGGTTTCGCCGTCCGACTCGCGTTCCTCGTCGGCTACTTCGGCGCGATCCTCTTCGTGGTCGACCAGGCGGTACGCGGTCGGGTGAGCGTAGGTGACGTCGTGCTGACCGCGGTCCTGGCCGGCCAGGTGCTCAACCTCGTGGACGGGTCTGGGGAGATCCTGCAGTGGACGCTGCGCACGCTCACCGCGGCGAGCCGCTTCGTGTACCTCAACGACGTCGCGAGCCGCAGTCGAGCGACCGTCGACGCGAGGCGCACGGTCCCGGAACGCCTCCGCTCGGGCATCGTCCTCGACCACGTCTCGTACCGCTATCCCCGCAGCGAGGCCGACGCGCTCCACGACGTCAACCTCACCTTGCCGGCCGGCTCGACCGTCGCCATCGTCGGCGACAACGGCGCGGGGAAAACCACTCTGGTCAAACTGCTCGCTGGGCTGTACCAGCCGACGAGCGGGCGGATCATGGTCGACGGGATCGACCTGGCCACGCTCGACCCGGATCGCTGGCGTGCCCGGGTGTCGGCGGCGTTTCAGGACTTCGCACGCTGGGAGTTCACCGCCGGCGAGGCGGTGGGAATCGGCGACCTCGCCGGTGTCGACGACCGGGTCGACCCCGAGCGAGTGACCGCCGCGCTCGACCGAGCGGGCGCGAGCGACCTGCTCGACACGCTGCCGAGAGGGCTCGACACCCAGCTCGGGCCGAGCTGGCCCGGGGGCATCGACCTGTCCGGCGGACAGTGGCAGAAGCTCGCGATCGGCCGAGCCATGATGCGCACGGCTCCCCTGCTGCTGCTCCTCGACGAGCCCACGGCGGCGTTGGACGCCGAGACCGAGCACCTGCTCTTCGAGCGTTGGACGGCGGCGGCTGCTGCGGTGCGCCGCACGACCGGCGGCGTGACCGTGCTCGTGTCGCACCGGTTCTCGACCGTGCGGATGGCCGACCTCATCGTGGTGTTGGACCGCGGCCGGGTCGTCGAGGTCGGCAGTCACGCCGACCTCGTGGCTCGACGAGGCGGCCGTTACGCCGAACTCTTCGAGCTCCAGGCTCGCTCCTACCGGTGA
- a CDS encoding FMN-binding negative transcriptional regulator: MLIHPWDQAADEEWRSWLAEHDFGQLVASGRDRDVPVVVPTHFVFDGIATAWLHLARPNPVWPLLEANPRCVLSVVDDYVYATAAWQAEPGSPPELGVPTSYYATVQLICDVRIIDDPEEKAALLNRQLAHFEPNSGRVPVSTTGPDRRLLPGLRGAELTVTDVRAKFKYAGTKEPAHRRQIAARLRARGGRFDAAACAHILRRLEAAEPAAAAGRPR; the protein is encoded by the coding sequence GTGCTCATCCACCCCTGGGATCAGGCGGCCGACGAGGAATGGCGATCCTGGCTCGCCGAGCACGACTTCGGCCAGTTGGTGGCCTCCGGGCGTGACCGTGACGTCCCGGTCGTGGTGCCCACCCACTTCGTGTTCGACGGGATCGCCACGGCCTGGCTGCACCTGGCTCGGCCCAACCCCGTGTGGCCGCTGCTCGAGGCGAACCCCCGCTGCGTGTTGAGCGTCGTCGACGACTACGTGTACGCCACCGCGGCCTGGCAGGCCGAGCCGGGGTCGCCACCGGAGCTGGGTGTGCCGACGTCGTACTACGCCACCGTCCAGCTCATCTGCGATGTCCGGATCATCGACGACCCGGAGGAGAAGGCGGCCCTGCTCAACCGCCAGCTCGCCCACTTCGAACCGAACAGCGGTCGTGTGCCGGTCTCGACGACCGGACCCGACCGACGGCTGCTCCCTGGCCTGCGCGGCGCCGAGCTCACCGTGACCGACGTCCGCGCGAAGTTCAAGTACGCCGGGACGAAGGAGCCGGCGCACCGACGCCAGATCGCGGCCCGGTTGCGGGCACGCGGGGGCCGCTTCGATGCCGCCGCGTGCGCCCACATCCTCCGCAGGCTGGAGGCGGCCGAGCCCGCCGCCGCGGCCGGGCGACCTCGGTGA